In Leucobacter sp. CX169, a single genomic region encodes these proteins:
- a CDS encoding IS481 family transposase, with translation MSYVNARLTVRGRALLIERVIGSHRPVAHVAKELGISRQCAHRWVRRYKDEGPAGLLDRSSRPRCSPTRTSPDREQVVLESRSRLRAGPLRIAADTGVPARTVSRVLARHHVPPLSWCDPMTGELIRASRATENRYEYERPGEMVHVDVKKLGRIPDGGGWRADLTQTRRNHVTGHQGVGFDYVHAVIDDHSRLAYAEIHSDEKGVTAAGVLLRAAAFFAACGIPAIKRVLSDNAFAYRKSAAFKDAVAELGAVQRFIKPHCPWTNGKVERLNRTLQTEWAYRQVFTSNDERSAALAPWLDFYNTKRIHTGIGATPISRVSPTS, from the coding sequence TTGTCTTACGTTAATGCCCGACTGACTGTTCGCGGCAGAGCGTTGCTCATTGAACGCGTCATTGGTTCCCATCGTCCCGTCGCTCATGTCGCCAAAGAACTCGGCATTTCCCGGCAATGCGCGCATCGCTGGGTTCGCAGATACAAAGACGAGGGCCCTGCGGGACTGCTGGATCGCTCGTCTCGGCCACGGTGTTCGCCGACCCGGACGAGTCCGGATCGTGAACAGGTCGTGCTCGAGTCCCGCTCTCGACTTCGCGCAGGCCCGTTGCGCATCGCTGCAGACACCGGTGTTCCTGCCCGAACCGTGTCACGCGTGTTAGCACGCCACCACGTCCCGCCGCTGAGCTGGTGTGATCCGATGACCGGCGAACTCATTCGGGCCTCTCGCGCCACGGAGAACCGTTACGAGTATGAGCGGCCTGGCGAGATGGTCCATGTTGATGTGAAGAAACTCGGCCGCATCCCCGACGGTGGTGGCTGGCGAGCCGACCTGACCCAAACCCGCCGCAATCACGTCACCGGCCACCAGGGGGTCGGGTTCGACTATGTCCACGCCGTGATCGATGACCACAGTCGCCTCGCTTACGCCGAGATCCATTCCGACGAGAAAGGCGTCACCGCTGCCGGCGTATTGCTGCGAGCTGCAGCGTTCTTCGCGGCATGCGGTATCCCCGCGATCAAGCGGGTCCTTTCGGACAACGCGTTCGCCTACCGGAAATCGGCCGCGTTCAAGGACGCCGTCGCCGAGCTTGGCGCAGTTCAACGTTTCATCAAGCCCCATTGCCCCTGGACGAACGGCAAAGTTGAACGCCTCAACCGCACCCTGCAAACCGAGTGGGCCTATAGGCAGGTCTTCACCAGCAATGACGAACGATCGGCCGCTCTTGCGCCCTGGTTGGACTTCTACAACACTAAACGCATCCACACCGGCATCGGAGCAACACCCATCAGCCGAGTGTCACCAACGTCATGA
- a CDS encoding NAD(P)-dependent alcohol dehydrogenase yields the protein MKAVRFTAWKTFPSIEEVERPTPGPGEVLLKIAGAGACHSDVAIFEQFDESMGTQLAPSYTLGHENAGWVEELGEGVTGITQGEAYLVYGPIGCGACPACSRGQDTYCHNAATQPYLATGLGRDGGMAEYMTVPARNLVPLGDADPVDAAPLADAGLTPYHAIKLSLPKLAGGGKTALVIGLGGLGQIAVQILKALTGATVIATDVKPEAMAEAEANGAVTVPGGADQAERIRALTGGQGVDAVFDFVGITATIKVAQQVVRRQGRITVVGVAGGPTTWDFYSNPYEAELTNTYWGTIEELYEVAALYRAGQITPSVKRYPMDQALQAYHDLHDGKLSGRAVVMPNA from the coding sequence ATGAAGGCTGTGCGTTTCACTGCGTGGAAGACGTTTCCCTCAATCGAAGAGGTTGAGCGGCCGACTCCCGGCCCCGGCGAGGTTCTTTTGAAGATCGCCGGCGCGGGTGCCTGTCACTCGGATGTCGCGATTTTTGAACAGTTCGACGAGAGCATGGGCACGCAGTTGGCCCCGAGCTACACGCTGGGCCACGAGAACGCCGGCTGGGTCGAAGAGCTGGGTGAGGGCGTCACCGGCATCACGCAGGGCGAGGCCTACCTCGTTTACGGTCCCATCGGGTGCGGTGCCTGCCCGGCCTGTTCGCGCGGTCAAGACACCTATTGCCACAATGCGGCGACGCAACCCTATCTCGCGACGGGGCTCGGTCGTGACGGCGGGATGGCCGAGTACATGACGGTGCCCGCGCGCAACCTCGTGCCACTGGGGGACGCTGATCCGGTCGATGCCGCGCCGCTCGCTGACGCGGGCCTGACGCCGTATCACGCGATCAAACTGTCCCTGCCGAAGCTGGCGGGTGGCGGGAAAACCGCCTTGGTGATCGGACTCGGCGGCCTCGGTCAGATCGCGGTGCAGATCTTGAAGGCGCTCACGGGTGCGACGGTCATCGCGACCGATGTGAAGCCTGAGGCGATGGCCGAGGCCGAGGCAAACGGCGCGGTGACGGTGCCGGGAGGCGCCGACCAGGCCGAGCGGATTCGCGCGCTCACCGGGGGCCAGGGCGTCGACGCGGTGTTCGACTTCGTCGGCATCACGGCCACCATCAAGGTGGCGCAGCAGGTCGTCCGCCGTCAGGGACGCATCACAGTCGTCGGCGTCGCAGGGGGCCCCACCACCTGGGACTTCTACTCGAACCCCTACGAGGCCGAGCTCACGAACACCTACTGGGGCACGATCGAAGAGCTCTACGAGGTCGCCGCGTTGTACCGCGCGGGGCAAATCACGCCCAGCGTGAAGCGCTATCCCATGGATCAGGCGCTCCAGGCGTACCACGACCTGCACGACGGCAAGCTGTCGGGCCGGGCAGTGGTGATGCCGAACGCCTAG
- a CDS encoding CapA family protein — protein sequence MRIRKTLAALAAVTLLFGLSACQAEPDPAPKPQPTAAPTPPPAPEPEPQPGAGPACPTDHCTTLTITGDMLFHPGLWRPFAIPTTAEGRNYDLFPLLEGQKPYLDRSDVSVCQQETPLGALGGVFTGYPIFNTPPELAVAAAQLGYDVCTTASNHTIDMGTEGLNRTLDTLDANGIKHTGSYRSEAEANEILIVEANGAKIAFITSTFSLNGFEPEAAWQVDYPLAPERSIEKAQRARDLGADLVIGVQHAGTEYSTVPDVQQTGNAHALMDSGLFDFVYNHHTHSIQPIEPYNGKFIAYGTGNGISESAPYENRVNNEFLLLRIQFAKQADGTWTTNDLAWAPATNLQNGGYKWCSVASDAPQGVCQSPDFDADVRERTRATVNAMGAEGAGVHELLLSQDPPLPAVAPAESAG from the coding sequence ATGCGCATTCGGAAGACCCTCGCGGCCCTCGCCGCCGTCACCCTGTTGTTCGGGCTGTCGGCCTGCCAGGCCGAGCCCGATCCGGCTCCGAAGCCCCAGCCGACAGCGGCCCCCACCCCGCCACCCGCCCCCGAGCCGGAGCCGCAGCCGGGCGCAGGCCCCGCCTGCCCGACGGATCACTGCACGACGCTGACGATCACAGGTGACATGCTGTTCCACCCGGGCCTCTGGCGCCCGTTTGCGATCCCGACGACGGCTGAGGGGCGAAACTACGACCTGTTCCCGCTGCTCGAGGGGCAGAAGCCGTACCTCGACCGCAGCGACGTGTCAGTCTGCCAGCAGGAGACCCCGCTCGGTGCCCTCGGTGGCGTCTTCACGGGCTACCCGATCTTCAATACTCCCCCCGAGCTCGCGGTTGCCGCCGCCCAGCTCGGCTACGACGTGTGCACGACCGCCAGCAACCACACGATCGACATGGGAACGGAAGGCCTGAACCGCACACTCGACACGCTCGATGCGAACGGCATCAAGCACACCGGCTCCTATCGTTCCGAAGCCGAGGCCAACGAGATCCTGATCGTTGAGGCGAACGGCGCGAAGATCGCGTTCATCACCTCCACCTTCTCGCTCAACGGCTTCGAGCCCGAGGCGGCCTGGCAGGTCGACTACCCGCTCGCGCCCGAGCGCTCGATCGAGAAGGCGCAGCGCGCACGCGATCTCGGCGCCGACCTCGTGATCGGTGTGCAGCACGCGGGTACCGAGTACTCGACCGTTCCCGACGTACAGCAGACCGGTAACGCGCACGCGCTCATGGACAGCGGCCTGTTCGACTTCGTCTACAACCACCACACCCACTCGATCCAGCCAATCGAGCCCTACAACGGCAAGTTCATCGCGTACGGCACCGGCAACGGCATCAGCGAGTCCGCGCCCTACGAGAACCGGGTGAACAATGAGTTCCTGCTGCTGCGCATCCAGTTCGCGAAGCAGGCGGACGGCACCTGGACGACGAACGACCTCGCGTGGGCGCCGGCGACCAACCTGCAAAACGGCGGGTACAAGTGGTGCTCAGTCGCGAGTGACGCCCCGCAGGGGGTCTGCCAGTCGCCCGACTTCGACGCGGATGTGCGCGAGCGCACGCGCGCGACGGTGAATGCGATGGGCGCGGAAGGCGCGGGCGTGCACGAGTTGCTGCTCTCGCAGGATCCGCCCCTCCCCGCGGTTGCCCCGGCCGAGTCGGCGGGGTAG
- the pstS gene encoding phosphate ABC transporter substrate-binding protein PstS yields MKISPVLKAVAIGGLAALALSSCAANESATPDSSAAASTLSGELVGAGASSQDAAQQAWIAGFQTAHEKVTVNYDPSGSGAGRETFQQGASAFAGSDRAFKTDEITAGPFQGCAAGSGIVEIPAYISPIAVIFNLDGVDSLNLDAATVANIFTGKITNWNDPAIAAQNADATLPDLAITAVHRSDKSGTTGNFTDYLSAAAPEAWTDGSVEEWPLASGEAAQGTSGVVDAVTNGVGTIGYADASRAGELGTVKIKVGDEFIAYSPEAAASIVDVSPIEEGRTANDLAIAIDRTSTEAGVYPIVLVSYLIGCEEYATAGNAELVREYFTYVTSEDGQKVAADAAGSAPISADLRSKVEPAIAAIK; encoded by the coding sequence GTGAAGATTTCTCCCGTTCTTAAGGCTGTTGCAATCGGCGGCCTGGCCGCCCTGGCGCTCTCCTCGTGCGCCGCGAACGAGTCGGCCACCCCCGACTCGTCGGCCGCGGCCTCGACCCTCTCCGGCGAGCTCGTCGGCGCCGGTGCATCGTCGCAGGATGCCGCACAGCAGGCATGGATCGCGGGCTTCCAGACCGCGCACGAGAAGGTCACCGTCAACTACGACCCGTCCGGCTCGGGCGCCGGCCGCGAGACCTTCCAGCAGGGCGCCAGCGCGTTCGCCGGCTCGGATCGCGCGTTCAAGACCGACGAGATCACCGCCGGCCCCTTCCAGGGGTGCGCCGCAGGCTCGGGCATCGTCGAGATCCCCGCCTACATCTCCCCCATCGCAGTGATCTTCAACCTCGACGGCGTGGACTCGCTGAACTTGGACGCGGCCACCGTCGCCAACATCTTCACCGGCAAGATCACCAACTGGAACGACCCGGCGATCGCCGCGCAGAACGCCGACGCAACGCTGCCCGACCTGGCGATCACCGCTGTGCACCGCTCGGACAAGTCGGGCACGACCGGCAACTTCACCGACTACCTGTCGGCCGCGGCCCCCGAGGCGTGGACCGACGGATCGGTCGAGGAGTGGCCGCTCGCGAGCGGCGAGGCTGCCCAGGGCACCTCGGGTGTCGTTGACGCCGTCACGAACGGCGTGGGCACCATCGGCTATGCCGACGCATCGCGCGCCGGTGAACTCGGCACCGTGAAGATCAAGGTCGGCGACGAGTTCATCGCGTACTCGCCCGAGGCAGCAGCCTCGATCGTCGACGTTTCTCCGATCGAGGAGGGCCGCACCGCGAACGACCTCGCGATCGCGATCGACCGCACCTCGACCGAGGCAGGCGTCTACCCGATCGTCCTCGTGAGCTACCTCATCGGGTGCGAGGAGTACGCGACGGCCGGCAACGCCGAGCTGGTGCGCGAGTACTTCACCTACGTGACGAGCGAGGACGGCCAGAAGGTCGCCGCTGATGCCGCCGGCAGCGCGCCGATCTCGGCCGACCTGCGCAGCAAGGTCGAGCCCGCCATCGCGGCGATCAAGTAG
- the pstC gene encoding phosphate ABC transporter permease subunit PstC encodes MTVLPAKRSATGRLGDRVFSRSAVFAGSMILVTLAAVALFLIVQSVPAFFATGETASVLTSNFWSYVGPLVFGTVWAAVLALAISLPLAIGIALFISHYAPRRLAQALGYIVDLLAAVPSVVFGLWGIGVLAPAVQPIYSWLVENMGWFPLFAGPVSGTGRTILTASVVLAVMILPIMTAICREIFLQAPVLHEEAALALGATRWEMIRLAVLPFGRAGIVSAAMLGLGRALGETMAVAMVLSATGTVSLALLTSQNPSTIAANIALTFPEAYGENVNVLIATGLILFVVTFLVNAGARAIVNRRKEFSGAN; translated from the coding sequence ATGACCGTCTTGCCCGCGAAACGATCGGCCACTGGCCGCCTCGGCGATCGCGTTTTCTCGCGTTCGGCGGTGTTTGCGGGGAGCATGATCCTCGTCACGCTCGCCGCGGTCGCGCTCTTCCTCATCGTGCAGAGCGTCCCGGCCTTCTTCGCCACCGGTGAAACCGCCTCCGTGCTCACCAGCAACTTCTGGTCCTACGTCGGGCCGCTCGTCTTCGGCACTGTCTGGGCCGCGGTCCTCGCCCTCGCGATCTCGCTGCCGCTTGCCATCGGCATCGCCCTCTTCATCTCGCACTACGCGCCTCGCCGCCTCGCGCAGGCGCTCGGCTACATTGTCGACCTGCTGGCCGCCGTCCCCTCCGTCGTCTTTGGCCTGTGGGGCATCGGCGTGCTGGCACCGGCCGTGCAGCCCATCTACTCCTGGCTCGTAGAGAACATGGGGTGGTTCCCGCTCTTCGCCGGCCCCGTCTCGGGCACCGGCCGCACCATCCTCACGGCGTCCGTCGTGCTCGCCGTCATGATCCTGCCCATCATGACCGCTATCTGCCGCGAGATCTTCCTGCAGGCCCCCGTGCTGCACGAGGAGGCCGCGCTCGCGCTCGGCGCCACCCGCTGGGAGATGATCCGCCTCGCCGTCCTGCCGTTCGGCCGCGCCGGCATCGTGTCGGCCGCCATGCTCGGCCTCGGCCGCGCGCTCGGCGAGACGATGGCCGTGGCCATGGTGCTCTCCGCGACCGGCACCGTGTCACTCGCCCTGCTCACCTCGCAGAACCCCTCGACGATCGCCGCCAACATCGCGCTCACCTTCCCCGAGGCGTACGGCGAGAACGTGAACGTATTGATCGCGACGGGCCTCATCTTGTTCGTTGTCACCTTCCTCGTGAACGCGGGCGCCCGCGCGATCGTGAACCGCCGCAAAGAGTTCTCGGGAGCTAACTGA
- the pstA gene encoding phosphate ABC transporter permease PstA yields the protein MTSFDTLTRDNSSRTSGGSLLASNRLPRGTAWVVLAIALAVSFALFGLLAAANGSALSVPGASVVGVLLYLASLTLISGLVEGRRQAVDRLVTGLVTSAFVLAMVPLVSVAITVVSNGVNRMDPEFFNSSMRNVTGEGGGALHAMVGTLLITLAATVISVPVGLMTSIYLVEYGRGRLAKLITFLVDVMTGIPSIVAGLFAYAAFAIFLGPGARLGIAGAVALAVLMTPVVVRSSEEMLRLVPNELREAAYALGVPKWLTIVKVVLPTAIAGITTGVMLAIARVIGETAPLLIAAGFTASMNYNLFADRMQSLPVYVYTQYANQGNPAFAFLDRAWAAALVLILIVMALNLIARLVAKVFAPKTGR from the coding sequence ATGACCTCATTCGATACGCTCACTCGCGACAACTCCTCGCGCACCTCAGGCGGCTCGCTGCTCGCCAGCAACCGTCTGCCCCGCGGCACCGCCTGGGTCGTACTCGCCATCGCCCTCGCCGTCTCGTTCGCCCTGTTCGGCCTGCTCGCCGCCGCGAACGGATCGGCGCTCAGCGTGCCGGGCGCCTCGGTCGTCGGCGTGCTGCTGTACCTCGCCTCGCTCACCCTCATCTCAGGCCTCGTCGAGGGGCGCCGTCAGGCGGTCGACCGCCTGGTCACCGGGCTTGTAACCTCAGCGTTCGTGCTTGCCATGGTGCCGCTCGTGTCGGTCGCCATCACGGTGGTCAGTAACGGCGTGAACCGCATGGACCCCGAGTTCTTCAACTCGTCGATGCGCAATGTCACCGGCGAGGGCGGCGGCGCGCTGCACGCCATGGTCGGCACGCTGCTGATCACGCTCGCGGCAACCGTCATCTCGGTGCCTGTCGGCCTCATGACCTCGATCTACCTCGTCGAGTACGGCCGCGGCCGGCTCGCCAAGCTCATCACCTTCCTCGTCGACGTCATGACGGGTATTCCATCCATCGTCGCCGGCCTCTTCGCCTATGCCGCGTTCGCGATCTTCCTCGGCCCGGGTGCTCGGCTCGGCATCGCCGGTGCCGTCGCGCTCGCGGTGCTGATGACCCCGGTCGTCGTGCGCTCGAGCGAGGAGATGCTGCGGCTCGTCCCGAACGAGCTGCGCGAGGCCGCCTACGCGCTCGGCGTGCCCAAGTGGCTCACGATCGTCAAGGTCGTGCTGCCGACCGCGATCGCCGGCATTACGACGGGCGTCATGCTCGCCATCGCCCGTGTGATCGGCGAGACTGCCCCGCTCTTGATCGCCGCCGGCTTCACCGCGAGCATGAACTACAACCTGTTCGCCGACCGCATGCAGTCGCTGCCGGTCTACGTCTACACGCAGTATGCGAACCAGGGAAACCCGGCGTTCGCCTTCCTCGACCGCGCCTGGGCCGCGGCCCTCGTGCTCATTCTCATCGTGATGGCGCTCAACCTGATTGCGCGCCTCGTGGCGAAGGTATTCGCCCCCAAGACCGGGCGCTAG
- the pstB gene encoding phosphate ABC transporter ATP-binding protein PstB, which translates to MSKRIEVKDLNVYYSKFLAVEDVSLAIEPRSVTAFIGPSGCGKSTFLRTLNRMHEVIPGARVQGEVLLDGDDLYGPGVDPVLVRRQVGMVFQRPNPFPTMSIRENVLAGVRLNNSRISKSDADDLVEKSLSGANLWNEVKDRLDKPGSGLSGGQQQRLCIARAIAVSPDVLLMDEPCSALDPISTLAIEDLIDDLKKEYTIVIVTHNMQQASRVSDRTAFFNIAGTGKPGKLIEYDDTTKIFSTPSVQSTEDYVSGRFG; encoded by the coding sequence ATGTCGAAGCGCATCGAGGTCAAAGATCTCAACGTCTACTACAGCAAGTTCCTGGCTGTCGAGGATGTCTCTCTCGCGATCGAGCCGCGCTCGGTCACCGCCTTCATCGGCCCCTCGGGCTGCGGCAAGTCGACCTTCCTGCGCACGCTGAACCGCATGCACGAGGTCATCCCCGGAGCCCGCGTGCAGGGTGAGGTGCTGCTCGACGGCGACGATCTGTACGGTCCCGGGGTCGACCCCGTGCTCGTGCGCCGCCAGGTCGGCATGGTATTCCAGCGCCCAAACCCGTTCCCGACCATGTCGATTCGCGAGAATGTGCTGGCAGGGGTGCGCCTGAACAACTCGCGCATCTCGAAGAGCGACGCCGACGACCTCGTCGAGAAGTCCCTCTCGGGCGCGAACCTCTGGAACGAGGTCAAGGATCGGCTCGACAAGCCCGGCTCGGGCCTCTCCGGCGGCCAGCAGCAGCGCCTCTGCATCGCCCGCGCCATCGCGGTCTCCCCCGATGTACTGCTGATGGACGAGCCCTGCTCGGCCCTCGACCCGATCTCGACCCTCGCGATCGAGGACCTGATCGACGATCTCAAGAAGGAATACACGATCGTCATCGTGACGCACAACATGCAGCAGGCATCGCGCGTCTCAGACCGGACTGCGTTCTTCAACATCGCAGGCACCGGCAAGCCCGGCAAGCTCATCGAGTACGACGATACGACGAAGATCTTCTCGACGCCCTCAGTGCAGTCGACCGAGGACTACGTGTCGGGCCGCTTCGGCTAG
- a CDS encoding class II aldolase/adducin family protein gives MNRAAAAGISDPKWDRVIERFCAIGRASVERGLVVGSAGNLSARDPETGEIIVTATGTFFDALTRDTFALLSASGEHLDGPKPSSEWRLHHGVYAVRPDATVVMHLHPEYSVMLDELGLPIRQHILDHVAYVPKIGRIPFFPNGSEALAEAASEAMRGCDAIVLGNHGCSVLSTDPDDAFRKAQNLEQAARMTYRMALLGDRTTEFPQELRATAMHA, from the coding sequence GTGAATAGGGCAGCTGCAGCAGGTATTTCAGATCCCAAGTGGGACCGCGTCATCGAACGATTCTGTGCGATCGGGCGAGCGTCGGTCGAGCGCGGGCTGGTGGTGGGCAGCGCCGGGAACCTCTCGGCGCGCGACCCCGAGACCGGCGAGATCATCGTGACCGCCACGGGCACCTTCTTCGACGCGCTCACCCGCGACACCTTCGCGCTGCTCTCGGCGAGCGGCGAGCATCTGGACGGCCCCAAGCCCTCGAGCGAGTGGCGCCTGCACCACGGCGTGTACGCGGTGCGCCCTGACGCGACCGTCGTGATGCACCTGCACCCCGAGTACTCGGTCATGCTCGACGAGCTCGGGCTCCCCATCCGCCAGCACATCCTCGACCACGTCGCCTACGTGCCGAAGATCGGGCGGATCCCGTTCTTCCCGAACGGATCCGAGGCGCTCGCCGAGGCCGCGTCCGAGGCGATGCGCGGCTGCGACGCCATCGTGCTCGGCAACCACGGCTGCTCGGTGCTCAGCACCGACCCCGACGACGCGTTCCGCAAGGCACAGAATCTCGAGCAGGCGGCGCGCATGACCTACCGCATGGCGCTCTTGGGCGATCGCACCACTGAGTTCCCGCAGGAGCTGCGCGCCACCGCGATGCACGCGTAG
- a CDS encoding IS3 family transposase (programmed frameshift) has product MPKPYPAEFRQDVVAIARKREASFKQIAKDFGISESCVQSWVKTAEVNEGARPGTTSEEAAELRELRKRNRLLEQENEVLRRAAAYLARDIPPQMIYPLVRELAATSAPCPVPVVVTCRVLGFSKQAFYAWEKEPVSQRDWDQAHLINAAYDVHKDDPEFGYGFIADELRASGVSVSERTVWKACSQQRIWSVLAKKRGVNRKAGPPVHDDFVERRFTAARPNELWLTDITEHWTGEGKLYLCAIKDVYSNRIVGYAIDDRMQASLAVSAVARRDPQGTVVHSDRGLQFRSRKFVHALTQAGLTGSMGRVGACGDNAAMESFFALLQKNVLNRKRWATKAELRLAMVHWIEGTYHRRRRQRSLG; this is encoded by the exons ATGCCTAAGCCATACCCCGCGGAGTTCCGTCAGGACGTCGTCGCGATTGCCCGGAAACGAGAGGCCTCGTTCAAGCAGATCGCGAAGGACTTCGGGATCAGCGAGTCCTGTGTCCAGAGCTGGGTCAAGACCGCCGAAGTCAACGAGGGTGCCAGGCCTGGCACCACCTCCGAGGAGGCGGCCGAGCTGCGCGAGTTGCGCAAACGGAACCGGCTGCTGGAGCAGGAGAACGAGGTGCTGCGCCGCGCGGCGGCGTATCTGGCGCGTGACATCC CTCCCCAAATGATCTACCCGCTGGTCCGTGAACTGGCCGCGACGAGTGCACCCTGCCCGGTGCCCGTCGTGGTGACCTGCCGGGTGTTGGGCTTCAGCAAACAGGCGTTCTACGCCTGGGAGAAAGAGCCCGTCTCGCAACGCGACTGGGACCAGGCGCACCTGATCAACGCCGCCTACGACGTCCACAAGGACGACCCCGAGTTCGGCTACGGGTTCATCGCCGACGAGCTCCGCGCAAGCGGTGTGAGCGTGTCGGAGCGGACCGTGTGGAAGGCGTGCTCGCAGCAGCGGATCTGGAGCGTGCTCGCGAAGAAGCGCGGCGTGAACAGGAAGGCTGGCCCGCCGGTGCACGACGACTTCGTCGAGCGCCGCTTCACCGCGGCCCGCCCGAACGAGCTCTGGCTGACAGACATCACCGAGCACTGGACCGGTGAGGGCAAGCTTTACCTCTGCGCGATCAAAGATGTCTATTCCAACCGGATCGTCGGCTACGCCATTGATGACCGCATGCAGGCGTCTCTGGCGGTCTCTGCGGTCGCACGGCGTGACCCGCAGGGCACTGTGGTGCATTCGGACCGCGGATTGCAGTTCCGGTCCCGGAAGTTCGTCCACGCCCTCACCCAGGCCGGGCTGACCGGGTCGATGGGGCGGGTCGGCGCGTGTGGTGACAACGCCGCGATGGAGTCCTTCTTCGCGCTGCTGCAGAAGAACGTCCTGAACCGGAAACGCTGGGCGACCAAGGCCGAACTGCGGCTCGCGATGGTGCACTGGATCGAGGGCACCTACCACCGGCGCCGCCGCCAGCGCAGCCTTGGCTGA